Proteins encoded by one window of Cucurbita pepo subsp. pepo cultivar mu-cu-16 chromosome LG14, ASM280686v2, whole genome shotgun sequence:
- the LOC111810016 gene encoding scarecrow-like protein 15: MRVPVSNHHSSKPPSSAPAPNPKLDSSXPGYEPTSVLDLRRSPSPVAPDNPLSSADDRHNNSHPLDWDERTLQNLDWESIMGDLGVNDDSNSALKNTTAATTTTDDNTHDHVPQFSEFLHSQPFDQTAHLLPSDFFLSEPYSNHSAAMLHHTFDFAPNSNDPSLHFLEDLVDAADCFDSNDFHLAHVILERLNHRLQSASSAKPLHRAAFFFKEALQSLLSAAANRHNSSSSWPDIVHTIKAHKAFSAISPIPLFSHFTTNQILLEALNASSFIHIIDFDIGFGGQYASFMKELADKAESRNVVPPVIRITAVVFEEFAVESRLTRENLCQFAQDLKLRFHIDLVPLQTFKTLSFKSVKFMEGEKVAILLTPTIFRRLGSSNGIASFLADVRLVSPCIVVFVDFEGWSDSGKASFKRNLLDSLEFYAMMLESLDAAGADGEWVRRIETFVLRPKILAAVEGAGRMAVPPWREVFHSVGMRPVALSQFADFQAECLLGKVQVRGFQVGKRHAELVLCWHERPLVATSAWRC; this comes from the coding sequence ATGAGAGTTCCTGTTTCCAATCACCACTCATCCAAACCCCCCTCCTCTGCTCCTGCCCCAAATCCTAAGCTCGACTCCTCCCNCCCCGGTTACGAACCCACCTCCGTCCTCGATCTCCGCCGCAGCCCCAGCCCCGTGGCGCCAGATAACCCCCTCTCCTCCGCTGACGATCGTCACAACAACAGCCATCCTCTGGACTGGGATGAACGCACTCTCCAGAACCTTGACTGGGAATCCATCATGGGCGATTTGGGCGTAAACGATGACTCCAATTCTGCTCTCAAGAACACCaccgccgccaccaccaccaccgacGACAATACCCACGATCATGTTCCTCAATTTTCCGAATTCCTTCACTCCCAGCCGTTCGATCAAACCGCCCACCTCCTCCCCTCTGATTTCTTCCTCTCCGAACCATATTCCAATCATTCCGCCGCTATGCTCCACCACACCTTCGATTTCGCCCCCAATTCCAACGACCCATCTCTCCATTTCCTCGAAGATCTCGTCGACGCCGCCGATTGCTTCGATTCCAATGATTTCCATCTCGCTCATGTCATATTAGAACGGCTCAATCACCGCCTTCAATCCGCCTCCTCCGCCAAACCCCTTCACCGGGCCGCCTTCTTCTTCAAAGAAGCTCTTCAATCTCTCCTCTCCGCCGCCGCCAACCGCCATAACTCCTCCTCTTCCTGGCCCGACATCGTCCATACTATTAAGGCCCATAAGGCCTTCTCTGCAATTTCTCCGATTCCCCTGTTTTCCCACTTCACCACCAATCAAATCCTTCTCGAAGCTCTCAACGCTTCCTCTTTCATTCATATAATTGATTTCGACATCGGGTTTGGTGGGCAGTACGCCTCTTTTATGAAGGAGTTAGCTGATAAAGCAGAATCCAGAAACGTCGTTCCGCCGGTGATTCGAATTACCGCCGTCGTGTTTGAGGAATTTGCGGTGGAGAGTCGGTTGACTAGAGAGAATCTCTGCCAGTTTGCTCAAGATTTGAAGCTCCGATTTCATATTGATCTTGTGCCGCTTCAGACTTTCAAGACGTTGTCGTTCAAATCGGTGAAATTCATGGAAGGGGAGAAGGTGGCGATTCTGTTAACTCCGACCATCTTCCGCCGTCTCGGGAGTTCTAATGGCATAGCCTCTTTTCTCGCCGACGTGCGATTAGTGTCTCCGTGCATCGTCGTGTTCGTCGATTTCGAAGGATGGTCGGATTCCGGCAAGGCGTCGTTCAAGAGGAATTTATTGGATAGTCTGGAGTTTTACGCCATGATGCTCGAGTCGCTGGATGCGGCAGGGGCCGACGGCGAGTGGGTGCGGCGGATTGAGACGTTTGTTCTTCGGCCGAAGATTTTGGCGGCGGTCGAAGGAGCAGGGAGAATGGCGGTGCCGCCGTGGAGGGAGGTGTTCCACTCGGTCGGAATGAGGCCGGTGGCGCTGAGTCAGTTTGCCGATTTTCAAGCAGAGTGCTTACTTGGCAAAGTACAGGTCCGAGGGTTCCAAGTTGGCAAACGGCATGCTGAGCTGGTGCTGTGCTGGCATGAGAGACCTCTGGTCGCCACGTCCGCGTGGAGGTGTTAA
- the LOC111810584 gene encoding protein indeterminate-domain 1-like, translated as MPTDLETSGEASISSTGNQPPPPKSAVKKKRNLPGMPDPEAEVIALSPETLLATNRFVCEICNKGFQRDQNLQLHRRGHNLPWKLRQRTSKEVKKKVYVCPEPSCVHHHPSRALGDLTGIKKHFCRKHSEKKWKCDRCSKKYAVKSDWKAHSKICGTREYRCDCETVFSRRDSFITHRAFCDALTKEAAVTLSPATAEIPNLESDPQVQPPNCSSPPPTAASLSATSAAAAAPVAPPSSTEAISSISSIQKKASPGNPPPPLEEAPGKTTVPSTSSSSNATVLASLFASSAASLSLQPPQQPGFCDLLRAMARPDREAEITPPLVFEPLSLCLSNHSEWSLFGAGIQESRPYVPPTPPAMSATGLLQKAAQMGAAAAASTSVFRGFGLSSSSSSAQQGSL; from the exons ATGCCGACGGATTTAGAAACTTCCGGTGAAGCCAGTATCTCCTCCACTGGAAATCAGCCTCCGCCGCCTAAATCCGCCGTGAAAAAGAAGCGTAATTTACCAGGAATGCCAG ATCCGGAAGCAGAGGTAATTGCTCTGTCACCGGAAACCCTTTTGGCCACAAATCGATTTGTGTGTGAAATCTGCAACAAAGGGTTTCAAAGAGATCAGAATCTGCAACTACACCGGCGAGGTCATAATCTTCCATGGAAACTCCGGCAACGAACGAGCAAAgaagtgaaaaagaaagtgtaTGTCTGCCCAGAGCCGTCGTGCGTCCACCACCATCCGTCGAGAGCCCTCGGCGATCTCACCGGAATAAAGAAGCATTTCTGCCGGAAACACAGCGAGAAGAAGTGGAAGTGCGACCGGTGCTCCAAGAAATACGCAGTCAAGTCGGATTGGAAAGCCCATTCCAAAATTTGTGGCACCAGAGAGTACAGATGTGACTGTGAAACTGTGTTTTCAAg ACGAGATAGTTTCATCACTCACAGAGCTTTCTGTGATGCGTTGACGAAGGAAGCCGCCGTAACTCTGTCTCCGGCGACGGCGGAGATTCCTAATTTGGAGTCCGATCCCCAAGTTCAGCCACCGAATTGTTCGTCTCCGCCGCCTACTGCTGCTTCTCTTTCCGCCActtccgccgccgccgccgccccAGTAGCTCCTCCATCATCCACTGAAGCGATATCTTCAATCTCGTCCATTCAGAAAAAAG CCTCGCCGGGAAATCCTCCGCCGCCGCTAGAAGAGGCACCAGGTAAAACGACCGTACCTAGCACCTCCAGCAGCAGCAACGCGACAGTATTGGCTAGCTTGTTTGCTTCATCCGCCGCATCACTGAGCTTACAGCCACCGCAGCAGCCCGGATTTTGCGACTTATTACGAGCCATGGCGCGACCCGATCGGGAGGCCGAAATAACACCGCCGTTGGTTTTTGAACCACTTTCTCTATGCCTGTCGAACCACAGCGAATGGTCGCTTTTCGGAGCCGGAATCCAAGAAAGTCGCCCATACGTGCCGCCAACGCCACCGGCCATGTCCGCCACTGGGCTCCTGCAGAAGGCCGCTCAAATGGGTGCTGCTGCAGCGGCCAGCACATCAGTGTTTCGTGGATTTGGTTTgtcgtcttcctcttcttctgcACAACAGGGGAGTTTATAA
- the LOC111810017 gene encoding probable protein phosphatase 2C 80, whose amino-acid sequence MPTGSVLRLNTIIYSGVQKATAAGHQSGLCYINNLLLGRGELLTKDYGLSHSLPYSTFAISNTFSFSPRFQSKRKSMAAYCAKSVFGDVSVENLITNRGNALELATPVGVLNHRNHRNFQNARMSLRRKQASNNCRIARSSSIDVMHVKGTCFLQVGLTNLHALSYACYVAGTANSPAFDSNSSDEPFTNSTILSSKGLLGERTLKLLSGSCYLPHPAKEETGGEDAHFICVDEHVVGVADGVGGWADVGIDAGEFARELMSNSISAIQEQPGDSVDPAKVLEKAHSDTTAKGSSTACIISLSEKGLHAINLGDSGFIVIRDGSTIFRSPAQQYGFNFPYQLESGNGADLPSSGEVFMIPVAPGDIIVAGTDGLFDNLYSNEISAVVVNAVRAGLEPGVTAQNIAALARKRALDRNRQTPFSAAAQEAGYRYYGGKLDDITVVVSYITSSTDTPVSTLEPDSSVF is encoded by the exons ATGCCAACAGGATCTGTTTTGAGGCTTAATACTATTATATACTCTGGTGTTCAGAAAGCCACAGCTGCTGGACATCAAAGTGGTCTGTGCTATATAAACAATTTGCTGCTTGGACGAGGGGAATTATTGACCAAGGATTACGGGTTGTCTCATTCCTTGCCATATTCCACATTCGCGATATCAAACACCTTTAGTTTTTCACCAAGATTCCAgtccaaaagaaaatccatGGCTGCTTATTGTGCTAAATCTGTTTTTGGAGATGTCTCTGTTGAAAATTTAATCACAAACCGTGGAAATGCTTTAGAGCTTGCAACACCTGTGGGAGTGTTAAACCATAGAAATCATAGGAATTTTCAGAATGCTCGTATGAGTTTGAGAAGGAAACAAGCATCCAATAATTGTCGAATCGCTCGGAGCAGTTCAATTGATGTAATGCATGTGAAAGGCACCTGCTTTCTGCAAGTTGGGTTAACCAATCTTCATGCCTTATCTTATGCATGCTATGTTGCTGGGACTGCTAATTCTCCAGCTTTTGACAGCAATTCTAGTGATGAACCGTTCACAAATTCAACCATTTTGTCAAGCAA AGGTTTATTAGGTGAGAGAACTTTGAAGCTGCTTTCAGGATCATGCTATCTTCCCCATCCAGCAAAAGAAGAGACAGGAGGAGAGGATGCTCATTTTATTTGTGTGGATGAACATGTGGTTGGTGTTGCGGATGGTGTAGGTGGTTGGGCTGATGTTGGTATTGATGCTGGGGAGTTTGCTCGTGAACTTATGTCAAATTCAATAAGTGCAATACAGGAGCAGCCTGGAGACTCTGTTGACCCTGCCAAGGTGTTAGAGAAAGCTCACTCAGACACTACAGCTAAGGGTTCCTCAACAGCCTGCATCATTTCTCTTTCTGAAAAG GGACTCCATGCTATTAATCTGGGGGATAGTGGATTCATAGTTATAAGAGATGGAAGCACTATTTTCAGATCTCCCGCTCAGCAGTATGGCTTCAATTTTCCTTATCAGTTGGAGAGCGGCAATGGTGCTGATTTACCGAGCTCTGGAGAG GTTTTCATGATACCCGTCGCACCGGGGGATATTATAGTTGCTGGAACGGATGGATTATTCGACAACCTATACAGCAATGAGATTTCAGCTGTTGTAGTTAATGCAGTTAGAGCTGGGTTGGAACCCGGAGTAACTGCACAAAACATAGCTGCTTTGGCACGCAAAAGAGCCCTGGATAGGAACCGGCAGACCCCGTTTTCTGCTGCTGCTCAAGAGGCTGGTTATCGCTACTATGGTGGTAAGCTGGATGATATCACTGTTGTTGTGTCGTATATAACAAGTTCCACAGATACTCCTGTTTCTACACTTGAGCCTGATTCAAGTGTATTTTAG
- the LOC111809857 gene encoding aldehyde dehydrogenase family 3 member F1 (The sequence of the model RefSeq protein was modified relative to this genomic sequence to represent the inferred CDS: added 35 bases not found in genome assembly), whose translation MTPKSSQRSKIRSKQVLELKMDTHLKELRQSFRNGRTRSLEWRKEQLISLIHFIQDKENAIFEALFQDLGKHPVEIYRDEVGIVLKSATNALSCLHKWIAPKKKYVPLLFFPAKGEVLPEPYGLVLIISSWNFPLSLALDPLIGAISAGNTAVLKPSEYAPACSSLLAATLPLYLDDKAIKVVEGGADISEQLLQQKWDKIFFTGSPSVAKIVMSEAAKHLTPVTLELGGKCPAIFDYSSVLSNMKVAAKRIVGGKWGPCSGQACIGIDYLLVEDKFASELIESLKRVLKKFYGENSRNSTSIARIVNEKHVERISNMLNDPKVAGCIVHGGLIDKQKCFIEPTILLNPPIDADIMTEEIFGPVLPIITLDRIEESIEFINARPKPLAIYAFTEDETLKKRIISETSSGSVTFNDTMVQFVCDSLPFGGVGQSGFGSYHGKYSFDAFSHDKAVLQRSFLIELEPRYPPWNDFKLKFIRLAYRFDYFRLVLLLLGLKK comes from the exons ATCAAAGCAAGTTCTTGAGTTGAAAATGGATACCCATTTGAAGGAGCTAAGGCAAAGCTTcagaaatggaagaacaagGAGCTTAGAATGGAGGAAAGAACAGCTGATTTCACTAATTCACTTCATTCAAGACAAAGAAAACGCCATTTTTGAAGCTCTCTTCCAAGATCTTGGGAAGCATCCTGTCGAAATTTATCGAGATGAG GTTGGAATCGTTCTAAAATCTGCAACCAACGCTCTGTCCTGTTTACACAAATGGATCGCTCCTAAAAAG AAATACGTGCCATTACTGTTCTTCCCAGCAAAAGGGGAAGTTTTGCCTGAGCCATATGGTCTAGTCCTCATAATTTCATCATGGAATTTCCCCCTTT CTTTGGCATTGGATCCGTTAATCGGAGCGATATCAGCAGGCAACACGGCGGTTCTAAAACCGTCGGAGTACGCTCCGGCGTGCTCGTCTCTTCTCGCTGCGACGCTTCCTCTTTACCTCGACGATAAAGCCATCAAGGTCGTGGAGGGCGGAGCTGATATCAGTGAACAGCTTCTGCAGCAGAAGTGGGATAAGATCTTCTTCACTGGTAGTCCAAGTGTAGCTAAGATTGTGATGTCTGAAGCTGCAAAGCATCTAACTCCTGTAACATTGGAGCTTGGGGGAAAGTGTCCTGCAATCTTTGATTACTCCTCTGTTCTTTCCAATATGAAG GTAGCTGCTAAGAGAATCGTCGGAGGAAAATGGGGACCGTGTTCGGGTCAGGCGTGTATAGGGATCGATTACTTGCTTGTTGAGGATAAGTTTGCTTCAGAATTG atCGAGTCGTTAAAGCGAGTGCTGAAGAAGTTTTACGGTGAAAACTCGAGAAATTCGACGAGTATAGCTCGGATTGTTAACGAGAAACATGTTGAAAGGATCAGTAATATGCTTAATGACCCTAAGGTTGCTGGTTGTATTGTCCATGGTGGTTTAATagacaaacaaaaatg CTTCATTGAGCCGACAATATTGTTGAATCCTCCGATCGATGCTGATATCATGACCGAAGAAATCTTCGGTCCCGTGCTACCGATAATAACG CTGGATAGAATCGAAGAAAGCATTGAGTTTATCAATGCAAGACCGAAACCTCTAGCTATCTACGCCTTCACGGAAGACGAAACGCTAAAGAAACGGATTATATCCGAAACATCATCAGGAAGTGTCACGTTCAATGATACCATGGTTCAG TTTGTGTGCGATTCGCTACCATTTGGTGGTGTCGGCCAGAGCGGTTTCGGGAGTTACCATGGCAAGTATTCTTTTGATGCATTCAGCCATGACAAAGCAGTGTTGCAGAGAAGCTTTTTGATAGAACTCGAGCCACGATATCCGCCATGGAACGATTTCAAGCTCAAGTTCATTAGATTGGCATATCGATTCGACTATTTCAGGCTAGTACTACTCCTTTTGGGGTTAAAGAAGTAG